The following DNA comes from Enterocloster bolteae.
CTATGGCCTCATTTTTACTGGCCAGCATCCCGGTTATGTAATCTAACACCATCGTACCCATTAGGATGCACAGCACCGGATAAAGGATTCCTAGCTTCGCACTTAAAAAGGCACCAGCTGCTGCCAGCGCCCCCTGTACTGTAATTACATATTCTCTTTTCATTTTCATTAACCTCACCTTTCTATAATATTTTATAACACGGCCGCTCCTCGCCCCACCACCAATACCGTAACCAGTCATCCAGTACTATCCCAGCCAGGCTTACCGGCAGCCACAGCAGGAAGAACTGCGGACATATCTGCCCCAGGATATTACCCGGCTTATTACTGTAATCCCATACGCCCCAGCCCAACCACAAATTAACTACACATCCAGTCAAAAACTCCAGCACTGTAATAATACCGGCGCCAATCACAACCTGCTGCCATAAGGGCATATCCCATGGCAGGACCTCATTAATCAGTCCCAGGCCAATAAAACACAGGCCACCCAACGCAAACATGGTCCAGTGGCTCCTGCCGCGCCACGCAACCTCCATGAGTATGTATAGCAGTCCTCCCATGCTCCACAAGGTGACATACTTATAAACTCGCCGGCGT
Coding sequences within:
- a CDS encoding putative ABC transporter permease, which encodes MARRRVYKYVTLWSMGGLLYILMEVAWRGRSHWTMFALGGLCFIGLGLINEVLPWDMPLWQQVVIGAGIITVLEFLTGCVVNLWLGWGVWDYSNKPGNILGQICPQFFLLWLPVSLAGIVLDDWLRYWWWGEERPCYKIL